From the Candidatus Zymogenaceae bacterium genome, the window TTCAGGCATCTCCGTTTATCCATTCGAATTCTATAAGTCGGAATTCAAGGGTCATATCAATTTCCGCTGCCTGTTTATGGGTCCCGCCGAACGTATTGCCATGAAGATGAAGGCGAATATCGAGCCGGTCTCGTTTCACTTGTCACAGTCCGATGAGATTGTCGATGAAATGCTGGAGATGCACGACAGGAAGAAATACGACTACATGATGTGCGAGGTCTCGGAACCGGATGCCAGGGGATACATGAGCTACGGCCCTAATGGCGTGCATAACAACGATACCGTGGTACCGGTCGCTGATAAGATCGCCGTCCAGGTCAACAAGGAGACGCCCTTTGTCCACGGTATTAAAAATGTCATCCATGTCAGTGAGGTCGATTATATCGTCGAGGAGTCCCATCCACTGCCGGAAATTCCGCAGATTCCAATATCCGACGTGGAACAGAAAATCGGCGAACTCATTGCCGAGCGCATTCCCAACGGCGCCACGATACAGATCGGCGTGGGGGGTGTTTCCGACACCGTGGGTGAGCTCCTTATAAGCAAAAAAGACCTGGGGATCCACTCCGAGATGCTGACCAATTCCATGATGCATCTGACCGAGAAGGGGGTTGTTACCGGAAAGAAAAAGACGTATCGCCCCGGAAAGATCGTGTGCGGATTCGCCATCGGCTCGAAGGCCCTGTACGATTTTATTGACAATAATCCGGTGTGCGAGTTTTCTCCCATCGCCGAGATCAACAACGTGTTCAATATCGCACAGAACGACAATTTTGTTTCGGTCAATAATATCCTCAACGCCGACCTGACCGGGCAGTGCGCGTCCGAATCCATAGGGTTCCAGCAGATAAGCGGGACCGGCGGACAGCTCGACTTCGTTCGCGGCGCCAATATGTCTAAGGGTGGAATGGGCTTTCTGGCGATGCCGTCGGTGCGGGAGTCGAAGGATGGTCCGGTCTCCCGGATTGTATCCACCATGATGCCGGGCACCGTTATAACCACCCCCCGTTCGGATGTGCATTACATCGTTACCGAGTACGGCGTTGCAAATCTCAGGATGCGATCCATACCGGAGCGGGTGAAGGCGATGATTGCCATCGCGCATCCTGATTTTCGTGATCAGTTGACAAAAGAGGCCGTTGAGAACGGGCTGTTGGACTAATAGTCCTGCCCGTGTATGCTATTCAGGGGGAGTACAAAATCAGCATGACCGCTTCATGAACTCAGCAACAGGTTGGAAGCGTGATTTCAAGGCACGAACGAGCACTCCTCTCAACAGAAGTTATACATCACCACAGACAGGAAGGAGAAATACACTATGAAATGGGAGGATGAATACAAGAAGAAACTCGTTTCTGCGGAAGTTGCGGTCAAGTCCATCAAGTCCGGGGACACCGTGGGCATGCCCGGCGGCAGCAGTCAGCCTATTGACATTGTCGCCGAACTCGCAAAACGCAAGGACGAGCTGACCGGGGTAACCGTCTACTCAGGCATCTCGATGTGGCCCCATGAGATTTTCAAGGCCGAGTTCAAGGGACACATAGACTTCGTCTCTCTGTTCGTCGGGCCGATGGAGCGTCCCTTTTTAAAGGACGGCAATGTAGAGCCGATTTCCTATCACTTTTCGCTTGGAGATCAGATGAGCGTGGCCGCCGGGTGTAACGTCTATATGTGCGAGGTCTCGGCTCCTGATCCCCGGGGTTATATGAGCTTCGGCCCCGTGGGTGTGTATAACGGTGACATGATGTCCAAATTGGCGGATACCGTCATCGCACAGGTCAACGAGCATACGCCGTTTGTGAATGGGAGCCAGACGGTGATTCATGTCAGCGAGGTGGATTACATCGTTGAAAACCACCACCCGCTGTCTGAAATACCCGAAATTCCGATAGGCGAAGTGGAACAGAAGATCGGCGAGCTCGTCGTGGAACGCATTCCCGACGGGGCCACTATCCAGATCGGCATCGGCGCCGTTTCCGATGCGGTCGGGAACCTTCTGAAAGATAAAAAGGACCTGGGCGTC encodes:
- a CDS encoding 4-hydroxybutyrate CoA-transferase; protein product: MSWEKEYQKKLVSADKAVAGITSNNVIMMSGGCSAPPALVDALCKRKDELKNVTLISGISVYPFEFYKSEFKGHINFRCLFMGPAERIAMKMKANIEPVSFHLSQSDEIVDEMLEMHDRKKYDYMMCEVSEPDARGYMSYGPNGVHNNDTVVPVADKIAVQVNKETPFVHGIKNVIHVSEVDYIVEESHPLPEIPQIPISDVEQKIGELIAERIPNGATIQIGVGGVSDTVGELLISKKDLGIHSEMLTNSMMHLTEKGVVTGKKKTYRPGKIVCGFAIGSKALYDFIDNNPVCEFSPIAEINNVFNIAQNDNFVSVNNILNADLTGQCASESIGFQQISGTGGQLDFVRGANMSKGGMGFLAMPSVRESKDGPVSRIVSTMMPGTVITTPRSDVHYIVTEYGVANLRMRSIPERVKAMIAIAHPDFRDQLTKEAVENGLLD
- a CDS encoding 4-hydroxybutyrate CoA-transferase, translating into MKWEDEYKKKLVSAEVAVKSIKSGDTVGMPGGSSQPIDIVAELAKRKDELTGVTVYSGISMWPHEIFKAEFKGHIDFVSLFVGPMERPFLKDGNVEPISYHFSLGDQMSVAAGCNVYMCEVSAPDPRGYMSFGPVGVYNGDMMSKLADTVIAQVNEHTPFVNGSQTVIHVSEVDYIVENHHPLSEIPEIPIGEVEQKIGELVVERIPDGATIQIGIGAVSDAVGNLLKDKKDLGVHTEMMTNSMMHLANKGVINCSKKTFHPGKMVCGFAIGNTDLYKFVDHNPVCEFAPIYYVNNVNNIAKNDNMVSINNTMTVDLTGQCASESLGFSMYSGTGGQLDFVRGATQSKGGKAFITLPSTTETKSGTISRIVSSFKPGTIITTPRSDVQYIVTEFGVADLWIKSIPKRVKAMISIAHPDFRDQLEKEAREVGLLKD